In Streptomyces sp. NBC_00704, a genomic segment contains:
- a CDS encoding GTP-binding protein, with amino-acid sequence MDYDDSSDRDAYDRYGDSRAYGGPDDTGPDPFPTALKILVAGGFGVGKTTFVGAVSEIAPLSTEELLTTVSAATDNLDGIENKVETTVAMDFGRITLDPRHVLYLFGTPGQERFWFMWDELSEGALGAVILADTRRLEECFAAVDFFEERGLAFIIAVNEFDGSHRYDPEEVRAAIDLDPSVPVVRCDARISASGVQTLLTLVKHLIAHAPAAPQPSRGAHM; translated from the coding sequence ATGGACTACGACGACAGCTCTGACCGCGACGCATACGACAGGTACGGCGACAGCCGCGCCTACGGAGGCCCCGACGACACCGGACCCGACCCGTTCCCCACCGCCCTGAAGATCCTGGTCGCGGGCGGCTTCGGGGTGGGCAAGACGACCTTCGTCGGCGCCGTGAGCGAGATCGCGCCGCTCAGCACGGAGGAGCTGCTCACCACCGTCAGCGCCGCCACCGACAACCTCGACGGCATCGAGAACAAGGTCGAGACGACCGTCGCCATGGACTTCGGCCGCATCACCCTCGACCCCCGGCACGTCCTCTACCTGTTCGGCACCCCCGGCCAGGAACGGTTCTGGTTCATGTGGGACGAGCTGTCCGAGGGCGCGCTCGGCGCGGTCATCCTCGCGGACACCCGCCGGCTGGAGGAGTGCTTCGCCGCCGTCGACTTCTTCGAGGAGCGCGGACTCGCCTTCATCATCGCCGTCAACGAGTTCGACGGATCCCACCGCTACGACCCCGAGGAGGTGCGCGCCGCCATCGACCTGGACCCGTCCGTCCCCGTCGTGCGCTGCGACGCGCGGATCTCCGCCTCCGGCGTCCAGACCCTGCTCACCCTCGTCAAGCACCTCATCGCCCACGCGCCGGCCGCACCCCAGCCGAGCCGCGGCGCCCACATGTGA
- a CDS encoding MBL fold metallo-hydrolase, giving the protein MSGFRSLSSGLRALQPEAFGADPRGERLARIRRSPHYKDGVFVNPGGPARTRPSGSALDFAKVFFDKEQRPRRSPAGTVPVHATTLADLAKPPATGLRVTWMGHSSVLAEIDGQRVLFDPVWGERCSPFPFAGPRRLHPAPLPLAALGPVDVVVISHDHYDHLDLPTIKALAGTDTLFAVPLGVGAHLEHWGVSADRLRELDWHEETKVGGLTLTATPARHFCGRGLRNTQHTLWASWVVAGEEHRVFHSGDTGYFDGFREIGAAHGPFDATMIQIGAYSDFWPDIHMTPEESMRAHLDLQGGPGGVMLPIHWATFNLATHAWTDPGEGTLAAGRAVGARVALPRPGEPFEPGGEAVPDEPWWRGAARAPVGGWRSLDETTAEAKADTDSDEPKGAVEGGEAPEAVPAG; this is encoded by the coding sequence GTGTCCGGTTTCCGTTCCCTGAGCTCCGGGCTCCGCGCTCTGCAGCCCGAGGCCTTCGGTGCGGATCCCCGCGGTGAGCGCCTCGCGCGCATCCGCAGATCGCCGCACTACAAGGACGGGGTCTTCGTGAACCCCGGCGGCCCGGCGCGGACCCGCCCCTCGGGCTCGGCCCTCGACTTCGCCAAGGTCTTCTTCGACAAGGAGCAGCGCCCCCGCCGCTCCCCGGCGGGCACCGTGCCCGTGCACGCCACCACCCTGGCCGACCTCGCCAAGCCGCCCGCCACCGGGCTCAGGGTGACCTGGATGGGCCACTCCAGCGTGCTGGCGGAGATCGACGGGCAGCGCGTGCTGTTCGACCCGGTCTGGGGGGAGCGCTGCTCGCCGTTCCCGTTCGCCGGTCCCAGGCGCCTGCATCCGGCCCCGCTTCCGCTCGCGGCGCTGGGCCCGGTCGACGTCGTCGTCATCTCGCACGACCACTACGACCATCTGGACCTGCCCACGATCAAGGCGCTGGCCGGCACGGACACCCTGTTCGCCGTGCCGCTGGGCGTCGGCGCCCATCTGGAGCACTGGGGGGTGTCCGCCGACCGGCTGCGCGAGCTGGACTGGCACGAGGAGACGAAGGTCGGCGGTCTCACCCTGACGGCCACTCCGGCCCGCCACTTCTGCGGCCGCGGCCTGCGCAACACCCAGCACACCCTGTGGGCATCCTGGGTTGTCGCGGGCGAGGAGCACCGGGTCTTCCACAGCGGCGACACCGGCTACTTCGACGGCTTCCGGGAGATCGGGGCCGCCCACGGCCCGTTCGACGCGACGATGATCCAGATCGGCGCCTACTCGGACTTCTGGCCCGACATCCACATGACGCCCGAGGAGAGCATGCGGGCCCATCTCGATCTGCAGGGCGGGCCCGGCGGGGTGATGCTGCCCATCCACTGGGCCACCTTCAATCTCGCCACCCACGCGTGGACCGACCCGGGGGAGGGCACGCTGGCCGCCGGCCGGGCCGTGGGGGCGAGGGTCGCCCTGCCGCGCCCGGGCGAGCCGTTCGAGCCCGGCGGCGAGGCTGTTCCGGACGAGCCCTGGTGGCGTGGCGCCGCCCGTGCGCCGGTCGGCGGTTGGCGGTCGCTGGACGAGACGACGGCCGAGGCCAAAGCCGATACCGACAGTGACGAACCGAAGGGCGCCGTCGAGGGCGGTGAAGCGCCGGAGGCGGTCCCGGCCGGCTGA
- a CDS encoding ATP-binding protein, translated as MLPPTAVALSACAVVLFTVRSSGVRPGPVLWAVLAGGVAVTGVGLVIAAVAADRAARSVADRVAALRRSSARGEAELLGVVETLRRGEAPPPRRTRGGPPGDADDFELLAADLSRAHDGAVAAVVQAAQLSSQTGSEQKLEVFVNLARRLQSLVHREISILDELENEIEDPDLLKGLFHVDHLATRIRRHAENLAVLGGAVSRRQWSHPVSMTEVLRSAIAEVEQYSRVKLVPPVDGELRGHAVADVIHLLAELVENATVFSAPHTQVLLRANLVTSGLAVEVEDRGLGMPAEEASRMNALLADPDQVNVGRLLADGRIGLFVVSQLARRHGIRVRLQCNIYGGVQAVLVVPQALLGSGPGLPGSVSRGPDSDGAGRPLVPAPSPLAAAPGRPTLPPAPRHSAPGAGSPVTVGGARTPDPARRSLPRHAGAGRHEAPAHRAPGDLPAPGARRRAGDTDGAGLPQAATSAEATPARARDASDGAGRPYAAGQLPPAVPPGPSAGPPHPRDTAGPRLPSASDAASPSAAASSASSSARPSLPPQGPGASAGGAPPPLPSRAQGGPGPAEPGGRPAPLPVRGARETRPNPAEAAPGIRKDDRPVVEEHAGLAPTPRVGPVRGTMGKPQLPRRRAQEHLVPQLRGGPVPRPDTEQPAGHDPGLMAAFQRGFGLAEAQQSLEADVVEASPHPVTDDPQDPVRPPSPSFPAPAPAPASFTSSQSQSQSQSQSQSHSQPTSPSSSWSLDPAPFFPSEPSAASAPSAPSEYSQHSAPSGPSQPGLAGGDDAGAAVPEGARPPAPLPPLRPLPTRADAGPPSHPAGISAPRPAHPAAPSEAYGSREAPDQPGPGRTTARHDGSAPAG; from the coding sequence GTGCTCCCCCCGACCGCGGTCGCCCTCAGCGCCTGCGCGGTCGTCCTGTTCACCGTGCGCTCCTCCGGCGTCCGGCCCGGACCGGTCCTGTGGGCGGTCCTCGCCGGCGGGGTCGCGGTGACCGGCGTCGGCCTCGTGATCGCCGCCGTGGCGGCGGACCGCGCCGCCCGCTCCGTCGCCGACCGCGTCGCGGCGCTGCGCCGCAGCAGCGCGCGCGGCGAGGCCGAACTGCTCGGCGTCGTCGAAACGCTGCGTCGCGGCGAGGCCCCGCCGCCGCGCAGGACGCGCGGCGGACCGCCCGGCGACGCCGACGACTTCGAGCTGCTCGCCGCCGATCTGTCCCGCGCCCACGACGGGGCCGTCGCCGCCGTCGTGCAGGCCGCCCAGCTGTCCAGCCAGACCGGCAGCGAACAGAAACTGGAGGTGTTCGTCAACCTCGCGCGACGCCTCCAGTCCCTGGTGCACCGCGAGATCTCGATCCTCGACGAGCTGGAGAACGAGATCGAGGACCCCGACCTGCTCAAGGGCCTCTTCCACGTCGACCATCTCGCCACCCGGATCCGCCGCCACGCGGAGAACCTCGCCGTCCTCGGCGGGGCCGTCTCGCGCCGGCAGTGGAGCCACCCGGTCTCGATGACCGAGGTGCTGCGCTCCGCGATCGCCGAGGTCGAGCAGTACTCGCGGGTCAAGCTCGTGCCCCCCGTCGACGGCGAACTGCGCGGCCACGCCGTCGCCGACGTCATCCACCTGCTCGCCGAACTCGTCGAGAACGCCACGGTGTTCTCCGCCCCGCACACCCAGGTGCTGCTGCGGGCCAACCTCGTCACCTCGGGGCTGGCCGTCGAGGTCGAGGACCGCGGCCTCGGCATGCCCGCCGAGGAGGCGAGCCGGATGAACGCCCTGCTCGCCGACCCCGACCAGGTCAACGTCGGCCGCCTGCTCGCCGACGGCCGGATCGGGCTGTTCGTCGTCTCCCAGCTCGCCCGGCGGCACGGCATCCGGGTCCGGTTGCAGTGCAACATCTACGGCGGCGTCCAGGCCGTCCTCGTCGTCCCGCAGGCGCTGCTGGGCTCCGGGCCGGGCCTCCCCGGCTCCGTCTCCCGGGGCCCGGACAGCGACGGCGCCGGCCGGCCCCTCGTGCCCGCCCCGAGCCCCCTCGCCGCCGCCCCCGGCCGGCCCACCCTGCCGCCGGCCCCGCGCCACTCGGCGCCCGGCGCCGGGTCGCCCGTGACGGTCGGCGGGGCCCGCACCCCCGACCCGGCGCGCCGGTCCCTCCCCAGGCACGCCGGCGCGGGCCGCCACGAGGCCCCGGCACACCGGGCCCCGGGCGACCTGCCCGCACCGGGCGCCCGCCGGCGGGCCGGGGACACCGACGGCGCGGGCCTGCCCCAGGCCGCGACGAGCGCGGAGGCGACGCCGGCGCGGGCCCGGGACGCCAGCGACGGCGCCGGCCGCCCGTACGCCGCCGGGCAGTTGCCGCCGGCCGTTCCGCCCGGCCCCTCCGCCGGACCGCCGCACCCCCGCGACACCGCCGGCCCCCGCCTCCCGTCCGCCTCCGACGCAGCCTCCCCCTCCGCGGCCGCGTCGTCGGCTTCCTCGTCCGCCCGCCCCTCCCTCCCGCCGCAGGGACCCGGCGCCTCCGCCGGCGGAGCGCCGCCGCCCCTGCCCTCGCGGGCACAGGGCGGTCCCGGCCCCGCCGAGCCCGGCGGCCGGCCCGCGCCGCTGCCCGTGCGCGGCGCGCGCGAGACCCGGCCCAACCCGGCCGAGGCCGCCCCCGGCATCCGGAAGGACGACCGGCCAGTCGTCGAGGAACACGCGGGTCTCGCGCCCACCCCGCGCGTCGGCCCGGTGCGGGGCACCATGGGCAAGCCCCAGCTGCCCCGCCGCCGGGCCCAGGAACACCTCGTGCCCCAGCTGCGCGGCGGCCCCGTCCCGCGCCCGGACACCGAACAGCCCGCCGGTCACGACCCCGGCCTGATGGCGGCCTTCCAGCGGGGCTTCGGCCTGGCCGAGGCCCAGCAGAGCCTGGAGGCGGACGTCGTGGAGGCGTCCCCGCACCCCGTCACCGACGACCCGCAGGACCCGGTGCGACCGCCGTCCCCCTCCTTCCCGGCCCCGGCCCCGGCCCCGGCCTCGTTCACCTCGTCGCAGTCGCAGTCGCAGTCGCAGTCGCAGTCGCAGTCACACTCACAGCCGACGTCGCCGTCGTCCTCGTGGTCCCTCGACCCGGCGCCCTTCTTCCCGTCCGAGCCCTCGGCCGCCTCGGCCCCCTCGGCCCCCTCGGAGTACTCCCAGCACTCGGCACCGTCAGGTCCGTCGCAGCCCGGCCTCGCGGGCGGGGACGACGCCGGCGCGGCCGTTCCGGAGGGCGCACGGCCGCCGGCGCCCCTGCCGCCGCTGCGCCCGCTGCCGACCCGGGCCGACGCCGGGCCGCCGTCGCACCCGGCCGGGATATCCGCCCCACGCCCCGCGCACCCGGCCGCGCCCTCCGAGGCGTACGGCTCCCGCGAGGCACCGGACCAGCCCGGCCCCGGCCGGACCACCGCCCGGCACGACGGGAGCGCACCAGCCGGATGA
- a CDS encoding TetR/AcrR family transcriptional regulator, giving the protein MARVRLSVAERREELLRAAIEQIEARGVAAVRIADVAAALGVSNALVLYHFSTKERLVAEAFAHAAQDDLAQLRRLVGRRTTALRRLRAAVRWYAPTGQAKGWRLWIEGWAVSLREPALREVARGLDQEWKAALVEVIAEGVAAGEFPCPDPAGSALRLTALLDGLAVQVTSYDGAVSRARAQEWVDEALDRELGLPPGASDVSTR; this is encoded by the coding sequence GTGGCGAGGGTCCGGTTGAGTGTGGCCGAGCGGCGCGAGGAGCTGCTGCGGGCGGCCATCGAGCAGATCGAGGCGCGGGGCGTGGCGGCGGTCAGGATCGCCGACGTCGCCGCGGCGCTCGGTGTGAGCAACGCCCTGGTGCTCTACCACTTCTCGACCAAGGAGCGGCTCGTCGCCGAGGCGTTCGCCCATGCCGCCCAGGACGACCTGGCGCAGCTGCGCAGGCTGGTCGGCCGGCGGACGACGGCGCTGCGCCGGCTGCGCGCGGCCGTGCGCTGGTACGCGCCGACGGGGCAGGCCAAGGGCTGGCGGCTGTGGATCGAGGGCTGGGCCGTGTCGCTGCGCGAACCGGCGTTGCGGGAGGTGGCCCGGGGGCTGGACCAGGAGTGGAAGGCCGCCCTCGTCGAGGTGATCGCCGAGGGCGTGGCGGCGGGCGAGTTCCCGTGCCCGGACCCGGCGGGCTCGGCCCTGCGCCTGACGGCCCTGCTGGACGGGCTCGCCGTGCAGGTGACGTCCTACGACGGCGCGGTGTCCCGCGCGCGGGCGCAGGAGTGGGTCGACGAGGCGCTCGACCGTGAACTGGGCCTGCCCCCGGGGGCGTCGGACGTCTCGACGCGCTGA
- a CDS encoding GAF domain-containing protein, whose amino-acid sequence MSYDPPRPAGRLLLTPEDKEAPARARRLRRLGLGEWPEAALDAFADRLAEVTGAPYAMVNFLDEERQFFAGLHTPQGGRAARGGKPEMGRRLPRQYGYCPHVVVRRKALVLEDVADYPRFAGNPVVDEYGIRSYLGAPLIDSTGMALGTVCVADLTPRPWGRAGLETIKATAADLAGQLQRRERERAAP is encoded by the coding sequence ATGAGCTACGACCCGCCGCGTCCGGCAGGTCGTCTGCTGCTCACGCCGGAGGACAAGGAGGCTCCCGCCCGGGCGCGCCGGCTGCGCAGACTCGGCCTCGGGGAATGGCCGGAGGCCGCCCTGGACGCCTTCGCCGACCGTCTCGCCGAGGTGACCGGAGCGCCCTACGCCATGGTCAACTTCCTCGACGAGGAGCGGCAGTTCTTCGCCGGGCTGCACACCCCGCAGGGCGGCCGGGCCGCCCGGGGCGGCAAGCCCGAGATGGGCCGCCGGCTGCCCCGCCAGTACGGCTACTGCCCGCATGTCGTGGTGCGGCGCAAGGCGCTGGTCCTGGAGGACGTGGCCGACTACCCGCGCTTCGCGGGCAACCCGGTCGTCGACGAGTACGGCATCCGCAGCTACCTGGGCGCCCCGCTGATCGACTCGACCGGCATGGCGCTGGGCACGGTGTGCGTCGCCGACCTCACCCCCCGGCCCTGGGGCCGGGCGGGCCTGGAGACCATCAAGGCGACGGCCGCCGACCTCGCGGGACAGCTTCAGCGCCGGGAGCGCGAGAGGGCCGCGCCGTGA
- a CDS encoding roadblock/LC7 domain-containing protein, which produces MASDAPTGQVSDLDWLMSGLVQRVPHTSSAVLLSCDGLVKSVHGLDPDSADHMAALASGLYSLGRSAGVRFGDGGDVRQVVVELDSTLLFVTTAGSGTCLAVLAGREADAAVLGYEMSMLVKSVRPYLMTAPRQHAEPSVTGP; this is translated from the coding sequence ATGGCGAGCGATGCGCCGACCGGCCAGGTATCCGATCTCGACTGGCTGATGAGCGGCCTCGTGCAGCGCGTACCGCACACCTCGAGCGCGGTGCTGCTCTCCTGCGACGGACTCGTGAAGTCGGTCCACGGCCTGGACCCCGACAGCGCCGACCACATGGCCGCGCTGGCCTCCGGCCTGTACTCCCTCGGCCGCAGCGCCGGCGTCCGGTTCGGCGACGGCGGGGACGTGCGGCAGGTCGTCGTCGAACTGGACTCGACGCTGCTGTTCGTCACCACTGCCGGGTCCGGCACGTGCCTCGCGGTGCTCGCCGGGCGCGAGGCCGACGCCGCCGTGCTCGGCTACGAGATGTCGATGCTGGTCAAGAGCGTCCGGCCGTATCTGATGACCGCACCCCGGCAGCACGCCGAACCGTCGGTGACGGGACCTTGA
- a CDS encoding GPP34 family phosphoprotein translates to MTTARDLMIVALDVPPVRDVGQGDLSLALAGAEAVDLVRAGSFVLDGDLVVPGPPTPPQDPLLAAAEASFVRTEPYESLEDWLWRRGRDLAAAYAARLAADGLVARGRGRLLAARSAPLPVDSPARRRAAARWASDEPVLATLATAVGLREEPAEGFPGPLEEAVVTVLASAGEALAELEAVRRRRSVEDAGFDNMWRAL, encoded by the coding sequence ATGACGACAGCACGGGATCTGATGATCGTCGCGTTGGACGTGCCGCCCGTGCGCGACGTCGGGCAGGGCGACCTGTCGCTCGCCCTCGCGGGCGCGGAGGCCGTCGACCTGGTCCGGGCGGGGTCGTTCGTCCTCGACGGCGACCTCGTCGTGCCCGGCCCGCCGACGCCGCCGCAGGACCCGCTGCTGGCCGCCGCCGAGGCCTCGTTCGTGCGGACGGAGCCCTACGAGTCGCTGGAGGACTGGCTGTGGCGCCGGGGCCGCGACCTGGCGGCCGCCTACGCCGCCCGGCTGGCGGCGGACGGACTCGTCGCCCGCGGGCGCGGCCGGCTGCTCGCCGCCCGGTCCGCGCCGCTGCCGGTCGACTCTCCGGCGCGGCGGCGCGCGGCCGCGCGCTGGGCGTCGGACGAGCCGGTCCTCGCCACGCTGGCCACGGCCGTCGGCCTGCGCGAGGAGCCCGCCGAAGGGTTCCCGGGGCCGCTGGAGGAGGCGGTCGTGACCGTGCTGGCGTCCGCCGGCGAGGCGCTGGCCGAACTGGAGGCCGTACGGCGGCGGCGGTCCGTCGAGGACGCGGGCTTCGACAACATGTGGCGGGCCCTCTGA
- a CDS encoding SIMPL domain-containing protein → MTAPASLLTSDTPEDRSRMPLSRRSVAAAVVCLLAVGVPALGAAPVLALPARPAAAPRPAQAEPTPVPEPAPAPESAPAPESAPAPESAPAPESAPAPEPTPVPAPDPASSVPAPATVTVTGEGSASAPPDLAVVGAGVETSAKTSQSALDAQNQAAAALLAAVRAQGVAERDIHTRSVTLTPLHDYTDGAPRLTGYQAAQSFTVTVREVVRTGAVLQAVTDAAGAAARVDSVVFDVSDPAPLQARAREAAHADAHAKAEQYARLSGRHLGALVSLSEDASSYPRPVPPSGETSGAGTGAVPVAPGEIRAGATVTAVYALD, encoded by the coding sequence ATGACCGCACCCGCCTCCCTGCTGACGTCCGACACCCCCGAGGACCGGTCCCGCATGCCTCTTTCCCGTCGCTCCGTCGCCGCGGCCGTCGTCTGTCTGCTCGCCGTCGGCGTCCCGGCGCTCGGCGCGGCGCCGGTGCTCGCGCTGCCCGCCCGCCCGGCGGCCGCACCCCGGCCCGCGCAAGCCGAGCCCACGCCCGTCCCCGAGCCCGCTCCGGCCCCCGAGTCCGCTCCGGCCCCCGAGTCCGCTCCGGCCCCCGAGTCCGCTCCGGCCCCCGAGTCCGCTCCGGCCCCCGAGCCCACTCCTGTTCCCGCGCCGGATCCCGCTTCCTCCGTGCCCGCGCCCGCGACCGTGACGGTGACCGGGGAGGGCAGCGCGAGCGCGCCGCCCGACCTCGCGGTCGTCGGGGCCGGGGTCGAGACCTCCGCCAAGACCTCGCAGTCCGCCCTGGACGCGCAGAACCAGGCCGCCGCCGCGCTGCTGGCAGCCGTCCGCGCCCAGGGCGTCGCCGAGCGGGACATCCACACGCGGAGCGTCACCCTCACCCCCCTGCACGACTACACGGACGGCGCCCCCCGGTTGACGGGCTATCAGGCGGCCCAGTCCTTCACGGTGACGGTCCGCGAGGTGGTGCGGACCGGCGCGGTCCTTCAGGCAGTCACCGACGCGGCCGGCGCCGCGGCCCGCGTCGACTCCGTCGTCTTCGACGTCTCCGACCCCGCTCCGCTACAGGCCCGCGCCCGAGAGGCCGCGCACGCCGACGCCCACGCCAAGGCGGAGCAGTACGCCCGCCTCAGCGGCCGCCACCTGGGCGCGCTGGTCTCCCTCAGCGAGGACGCCTCGAGCTACCCGCGCCCCGTGCCGCCGTCCGGGGAGACCTCCGGCGCCGGCACCGGCGCCGTGCCGGTCGCACCCGGTGAGATCCGGGCCGGGGCCACGGTGACGGCGGTCTACGCCCTCGACTGA
- the tdh gene encoding L-threonine 3-dehydrogenase produces MKALVKEKAEPGLWLADVPEPAVGPGDVLIRVLRTGICGTDLHIRSWDGWARQTISTPLVLGHEFVGEVVGTGRDVTDIAVGDRVSGEGHLVCGKCRNCLAGRRHLCRATVGLGVGRDGAFAEYVALPASNVWVHRVPVDLDVAAIFDPFGNAVHTALSFPLVGEDVLITGAGPIGLMAAAVARHAGARNVMVTDVSEERLELARKIGASLALNVSQASVADGQRELGLREGFDVGLEMSGRPEAMRDMIANMTHGGRIAMLGLPAEEFPVDWSRIVTSMITIKGIYGREMFETWYAMSVLLEGGLDLAPVITGRYGYRDFEAAFADAASGRGGKVILDWTA; encoded by the coding sequence TTGAAGGCGCTCGTCAAGGAGAAGGCGGAGCCCGGGCTGTGGCTCGCGGACGTCCCGGAGCCCGCCGTCGGTCCCGGCGACGTGCTGATCAGGGTGCTGCGCACCGGCATCTGCGGCACCGACCTGCACATCCGGTCCTGGGACGGCTGGGCGCGCCAGACCATCAGCACGCCGCTGGTGCTCGGCCACGAGTTCGTCGGCGAGGTCGTCGGCACCGGCCGGGACGTCACGGACATCGCCGTGGGGGACCGGGTCAGCGGCGAGGGGCACCTCGTGTGCGGCAAGTGCCGCAACTGTCTCGCCGGGCGCCGCCACCTGTGCCGCGCCACCGTCGGCCTCGGCGTCGGACGCGACGGCGCGTTCGCCGAGTACGTCGCCCTGCCCGCGTCCAACGTGTGGGTGCACCGGGTGCCGGTGGACCTCGACGTGGCGGCGATCTTCGATCCGTTCGGCAACGCCGTGCACACCGCGTTGTCCTTCCCGCTCGTCGGCGAGGACGTCCTGATCACCGGCGCGGGACCGATCGGCCTGATGGCGGCCGCCGTGGCCCGGCACGCCGGCGCCCGCAACGTCATGGTCACCGACGTCAGCGAGGAGCGCCTGGAGCTGGCCCGCAAGATCGGTGCGAGCCTCGCGCTGAACGTCTCGCAGGCGTCCGTCGCCGACGGGCAGCGGGAACTGGGGCTGCGCGAGGGCTTCGACGTCGGCCTGGAGATGTCGGGCAGGCCGGAGGCGATGCGCGACATGATCGCCAACATGACGCACGGCGGACGGATCGCCATGCTGGGGCTGCCCGCCGAGGAGTTCCCCGTCGACTGGTCCCGGATCGTCACCTCGATGATCACGATCAAGGGCATCTACGGCCGGGAGATGTTCGAGACCTGGTACGCGATGTCGGTGCTGCTGGAGGGCGGCCTCGACCTCGCCCCCGTGATCACCGGCCGCTACGGCTACCGCGACTTCGAGGCGGCCTTCGCCGACGCGGCGAGCGGCCGCGGCGGCAAGGTCATCCTCGACTGGACCGCGTAA
- a CDS encoding Glu/Leu/Phe/Val dehydrogenase dimerization domain-containing protein, which produces MTSPFLSLTWTDHLTGRRGFLVVDRLVRGVCSGGLRMRAGCTLDEVAGLARGMSLKEALHYDPAARYVPLGGAKGGIDCDPRDPEAYGLLVRYLRAMRPYVESCWTTGEDLGLSQDLVDRAVAEVGLVSCVQAVHPLLDDEDAARARLAAAFAVEVDGIGLDELVGGCGVAESVLTALDRAGAAHTGARVALQGFGTMGGATARFLTRAGLTVVAVADVKGTVANPAGLDVEALLAARDAHGAVDRGALRPGDRELPDDAWLSAEAEVLVPAAVSNAIGVEEQERIGACVRWIAEAANMPVTPQAEKLLHARGVSVLPDVVVNSGTNAWWWWTLFGDIGADAQEAFAHTRRSLRALVELVLTRAEADGTTPRAAAHAIAEQRLPVITHRFGTYHSGTYHSGTYHSGTYGSGTYHSGTYGSGTYGSGARRRD; this is translated from the coding sequence GTGACCTCCCCCTTCCTGTCCCTCACCTGGACCGACCACCTCACCGGCCGCCGGGGCTTCCTGGTCGTCGACCGGCTCGTGCGCGGCGTCTGCAGCGGCGGCCTGCGCATGCGGGCGGGCTGCACCCTGGACGAGGTCGCCGGACTCGCCCGCGGCATGAGCCTCAAGGAGGCCCTGCACTACGACCCCGCGGCGCGCTACGTCCCGCTGGGCGGCGCCAAGGGCGGCATCGACTGCGACCCCCGCGACCCGGAGGCCTACGGGCTGCTGGTGCGCTACCTGCGGGCGATGCGGCCGTACGTGGAGAGCTGCTGGACCACCGGTGAGGACCTGGGACTGAGCCAGGACCTGGTGGACCGTGCCGTCGCGGAGGTGGGGCTGGTGTCCTGCGTGCAGGCGGTGCACCCGCTGCTCGACGACGAGGACGCCGCCCGGGCCCGGCTGGCGGCCGCCTTCGCCGTCGAGGTCGACGGCATCGGCCTGGACGAGCTGGTCGGCGGCTGCGGGGTCGCCGAGTCCGTGCTGACCGCCCTGGACAGGGCCGGGGCGGCCCACACCGGCGCCCGCGTCGCGCTCCAGGGCTTCGGCACCATGGGCGGCGCCACCGCCCGCTTCCTCACGCGCGCGGGCCTGACCGTGGTGGCCGTCGCCGACGTCAAGGGCACCGTCGCCAACCCGGCGGGGCTCGACGTCGAGGCGCTGCTCGCCGCACGGGACGCCCACGGCGCCGTGGACCGTGGCGCCCTGCGGCCCGGCGACCGCGAACTGCCGGACGACGCCTGGCTGTCGGCGGAGGCCGAGGTGCTCGTCCCGGCCGCCGTGTCGAACGCGATCGGGGTCGAGGAGCAGGAGCGGATCGGCGCCTGTGTGCGGTGGATCGCCGAGGCGGCCAACATGCCCGTCACCCCGCAGGCGGAGAAACTGCTGCACGCGCGCGGGGTGAGCGTGCTGCCGGACGTCGTCGTCAACTCCGGCACCAACGCCTGGTGGTGGTGGACGCTCTTCGGCGACATCGGCGCGGACGCGCAGGAGGCCTTCGCGCACACCCGCCGTTCCCTGCGCGCCCTGGTGGAACTGGTGCTCACGCGCGCGGAGGCCGACGGGACGACGCCACGCGCCGCCGCGCACGCGATCGCCGAGCAACGCCTGCCGGTCATCACACACCGCTTCGGCACGTACCACTCCGGCACGTACCACTCCGGCACGTACCACTCCGGCACGTACGGCTCCGGCACGTACCACTCCGGCACCTACGGCTCCGGCACGTACGGCTCCGGTGCACGGCGCCGGGACTGA
- a CDS encoding DUF742 domain-containing protein, with protein sequence MAAAGDGPWLDDAAGRLVRPFTVSNGRTRPSVALDLMSQVRATGATPLGYLGPEHAQALDLTRAPVSVAEIAAHLRLPAAVTKVLLSDLLDCGALTTKPPEYHHTPTDRALLEAVLDGLRRQL encoded by the coding sequence GTGGCGGCGGCCGGCGACGGGCCCTGGCTCGACGACGCGGCCGGACGGCTGGTGCGCCCGTTCACGGTCAGCAACGGCCGGACCAGGCCCAGCGTCGCCCTCGATCTCATGTCGCAGGTGAGGGCCACAGGGGCGACCCCCCTCGGCTATCTCGGCCCCGAGCACGCGCAGGCGCTCGACCTGACCCGCGCGCCCGTGTCGGTCGCCGAGATCGCGGCCCATCTGAGGCTGCCGGCGGCGGTCACCAAGGTGCTGCTGTCCGACCTCCTCGACTGCGGGGCGCTGACCACCAAGCCCCCCGAGTACCACCACACCCCCACCGACCGGGCCCTACTGGAGGCAGTGCTCGATGGACTACGACGACAGCTCTGA